GTTGAGGGCGAGTAAGCGAAATAGTGCCTCTTCGTCACCAAATGACAGGGCTTTAAGGGTAGTCTCGCCTGGCACATCCGGCACAATCCCCATCTCTGGGAGGCGTGTGTGGGTGTTGTACCAGAAGGCGCCCTGCAAACTCAGGAATAGTAATAGCGCGGCGATGGGCAAACGCAGTGACATCAGAATTGCTTGCGCTTGAAGTCAATCGTGGTGGCGGCAATCAGTAGCGGAATAAAAATCGCTGCTTGATACAAACAGAGCAATGCGTCGTCATAGGATTTGGGGCCATACATCAGCCATTGGCTTTTAGCGAAAAAGTCGAGGCGAGGAATGACGGTAGAAATAGCAGTGATGGTCCATTTTGCGCTGGCTTGCAAAATATCACTATGAAAAATCACCCCCGATTTTAAGGTGGCGAGGAAAAACCCTATCATGCGCGCGATGGTGTACATCGCCAGCGATGCTAATACTGCGCTCACCCCGCTTCGCAGCGTGAAGGAAGCAAAGAGTGCGATTGCGACCACCAACCATGATTCTAGCAGCACGCTAATCGACCACACCATGAAGCCTGTTTTATTGATAATGCCCAAGTAGGCGAGAATCACGACGGGCGGAATGATCAGGATTGTTGCGACCACCGAAAAACCTAACCAATAGGAAAATACGAGTGTGGTGCGCGAAATGGGACGCGAGAGCAGCACGTCAATCTCTTTGCTGTCAAAGGCATTACGGACGTGAAAGCCGATGAAGACAATCATACCAACCATAATGATTACGCGTGCCGTGGCCGCCGTGAAGCTTAGTGTCATGGCTTCTGGCTCAAGCATCGCGGTAGAACCAAGCACACTGCAAATATAGGAAGCTGCCGCCACGCCAAGCAACAGGCCAAGAAACAACCTATCGCGCGTAGCGGTAAGCAAAATATAGCGGATGTTGCTAAACATATTACTGAAGCTTCAGCGGACGCGGATCTGTGTTGAACTTTTCGTAGATCGCTTTGTCGGCTGCTTGATGTGATCCCGCGCTATTGAGGATGGTTGCTTTGATGAATACAATCAGCTCGCGCTTACGTGTAGTTTCATTGCGTGATTTGAACGCATTACCAATCCATGGAATCTCGCTTGCACCTGGAACACCATCTTGCTGGCCAGTGTTGGTGTCTTCCATCAAACCACCAATGACCATGACGCCACCTGATTTCACTTTCATGATCGAATCCAGTTCGCGCACTTCCACGATTGGAATGTCGTTCGAAATGGTTGCACCTGCAAGCTGTGCGGCTAGCACTGTGCCTGGGTCTTGGACCGTATTTACCACGCGCGACAAGGTTGGGCGCACGTTGAGAGTGACTTCATTGGTCTTGAGATTGACGGATGGTAGAATCGTCATGATGATGCCGATCGGGATCGAGCGTCGTGTGGTGTTGAAGCTAGGCTGTGTCGTGGTCACGGTACCGCCACCACTGGTCGACGAGCCACCCGTTACCTGCACCTCGAAGAAGATGCGGTTTTGTGCAACGGTCAGCACAGCAGGTTGGTTATTGATGGCATGCAGACGTGGGCTAGACATGGTGCGTGTCGTGCCGAAGCGCTGGATCAAGCGTACCAAGTCATTGATATCGCCACCACCGGTTCCTTCATCCAGCGTGAAGCTCATCACGTTGTTAGTGGTGATATCGCTGATCGATTGGAAGTTTAGACCAAAGCGGCCACGCCCAACCACTGAATCCCAGTTGATACCGCTACGGAATTCATCGAGCAGTGTTACTTCAACAATTTTTGCTTCAATCAACACCTGCGCGGAGGCGTTACGTTCCATCAGCGTTAAGAAGCGCTGCACTGCGTCGTGCTGGCGCTCGGTACCATTGACCGAGATAATGCCCGCTTGGCGGTTGATGACGTAGCCGCCCTCCTCCGCAGCGCCTGAGGTGGCAGTAGTTGCACTAATTGAAGCTTCTTGTGTGCTCGTGCGCGTGGTGTTGGTTGCGGTGCTGCTCAGAATTTCTTGAATGCTTGCTTCCAATGACGACCACAGGTCACTTTCGGCCGTAGAATTAATGCTAGCGCTGGTACCGCTTGAAATTGCGGAACTGCCACCGCTACTGCTACTACTACTGCTGCTGCTACTGCTACCGCCGCTCGACTCACCGCCCTCTTCAGAGCCCGCAGACAATACATCTGTCGAGATGCTGACACTGCTTTCGCTTGAGCGGACCAAGTTCAAGAAATCGACCGAGTAGTTTTTGATGTAGGATGTGTCGGGCTCGATACGAAGAACGCCGTTGGTCATTTTATAGCGCAGACCGCCAAGGCTTGAGATGCGCTCCACCACTTCGTTGAAGGGTTTGTTCTTAGCGCGGAAGTTGATACCGCCCTCAATCCCGTTACCTACTTCGATGTCCACATCCGCCAGACGCGACAGCTCAAACAATACATCACGCAATGGCACGTCCTCGGTGACAGAGATTGATACGAGTTTGGACTGGCCAATTTTTGGTGGTCGTGGCGCGGCAAGAATTTGCGCAACATCAGGAATTGGGGGGGCGCCAGTTTGAACATCGCCGGTAGCGCCTTCAGGCAGCAAGGTGCCAATATCGTTTAATTTGCGGTAATCATCTCGTTCGAGGTTTTGGGGGCGATCATATGGATCATCCCCCCTAAAACCCGCGATCTCATCGCCCGGCAAGCAAGCAGTAAGTACCAAAGCTGAAACTATCAAACTTCCAATTGAAGAAAGACGCATGAGGCAACCTTGAACCCACTCTTGAATGACTAGTGCTTATTATTTTTGTTGTGTGCGTGAGCACATCATCTGTGAAAACATGTTTCGTTTGTTCATGCAACTCACAACAACAAATATACACAGCTTAAGGATGCAGGAACTGCATTTTTATTCCATAGAGTTGCCAGAATGTCGCGTAGGCCTCTGGCATGAAGATGAAAACAAGCAACGAAAGAATGATGGCAGGGCCGAATGGAAAGACCTCGCCTTTGCCAAGGGCGCGCCAGATACATGCACTCGCCACACCTAAAACACCTGCAAATACGAGTAATGGCGCAAAGTGAATTGCATGCGGCAACCAAATACTCACGACGCCAAATAATTTTATATCGCCCCAACCCAATCCATCGCGCTTGGTGATCAGCAAGAAAAGATATTTCACGCAGATGCTACCTACGAGCGCAATCGACATGGTGGTGATAATGGTGAGTGCATTCATGTCTTGCGTATAGGCAAACACTATGCCGAACAGTGCGAGTGCAATTTGGTATTCGTCGAGAATCAAATAATGTTCAAGGTCGGTAAGAATGATGGCAACCGATACGAACCACAAACCGATATAGGCAATCGTCACATAGGATAGTTCACCGTAGCGATAGAGAATGGCTGCTGCGCCAATTGCGCATAATAATTCGGTGATGATATAGCGCGAACTAATCGCCGCGCGACAATGCCGACACTTCCCGAAGTTCACGACCCATGAAAGAACGGGCAGCAAATCACGCGCCGCTAGTTGCGCGCCGCATTTCGGACAGCGCGAGCGTGTCGCACCAACCTTTTCATCGCGGGGAAGGCGGTAACTTATAAGTGTGATAAATGACCCGATACACGCACCCAGTAGTGCCGCAAGCGGCAGCACCCAGTGCGTGATTCCTTGTAAATCAATAGGTTGCATTCTTATCACCCCAAGCGCCTTGTGCGCAAAACTGCCATTAAAATCATGCTTTTAGGTTGCGCTGTCCACCGCTTCGTGCCAAAACCCTGCTCTACTACTATATATAGTGTCTGAGTGTAGCCGAAATGAACAAACGGGTTGCCATCGCGAATGACCATGCGGGACTTGCACTGAAGCAGGCACTCGTGAGCGAGATTGAGTCGCTCGGATTTACGGTAGAGAATTTAGGTACCGATAGCGACGCAAGTGTAGACTACCCCGACTACGGTCAAAAGGTTGCAAAACATATCGCTGACGGCCACGCCGCCTTTGGGATTGCGATTTGCGGTTCGGGTGTTGGTATCAGCATCGCCTGTAATAAAGTTGCGGGCGTACGTGCTGCACTTTGCCAAACGGGACTTACTGCCGAGCTGTCGCGCAAACATAATAATGCCAATGTGCTTGCACTCGGTGCGCGTCTCATTGGCGTTGAGGAAGCAAAAGAATGTGTCCGCCGCTTTCTCACCACAACGTTCGAGGGTGGACGACATGAATCACGTGTTAAAAAATTAGGTTAGGAGTTTAGGAATGTCTGCACTGGCTAAAAAGAAGGAAGAAGTTATGAACGGATTTTTCACCACCCCGCTCGCATCGGCGGATAAAGAACTTTTCGCAGCGATGGAAAAAGAACTCGCGCGCCAGCAGAATCAAATCGAATTGATTGCATCAGAAAATATCGTGAGCCGCGCGGTGATTGACGCGCAAGGTTCGGTGCTCACCAACAAATATGCCGAAGGTTACCCAGGCAAGCGCTATTATGGTGGTTGCGAGCATGTGGATGTGGTCGAGCAACTGGCGATTGACCGCGCGAAACAACTTTATGGTTGTAGCTACGCCAACGTACAACCCAACTCGGGCTCGCAAGCCAACCAAGGCGTGTTCAACGCACTGCTGAAACCAGGCGATACGATCATGGGTCAATCCCTTGCGGCAGGCGGTCACCTCACCCATGGTGCGCCAGTGAACCAATCGGGTAAATGGTTCAATGCTATTACTTACGGCGTGCGCGAAGATAATCACCTGCTCGATTACGATGCGATTGAAAAACTCGCGAAAGAACATAAACCCAAACTCATCATCGCAGGCTTCTCTGCCTATCCACGCGTGGTGGATTGGGCGCGCTTCCGCCAGATTGCAGATTCTGTTGGTGCATACTTCATGGTCGACATGGCGCATATTGCAGGCCTCGTTGCGGCAGGTTCTTACCCATCGCCACTGCCACATGCACATGTCGTGACCACAACAACGCATAAAACATTGCGTGGCCCACGCGGCGGTATGATTCTTTCAAACGTGCCTGAATTGGTGGTTGGTAAAACTGCACAAGGTAAAGATCAAACGCTCGAGATGGCACTGAACAGCTCCATCTTCCCTGGTATTCAAGGCGGCCCACTCATGCATGTGATTGCAGGTAAAGCCGTTGCTTTCGGTGAAGCGCTGCAACCAAGTTTCAAACAATATGGCCAAGCGATTGTTGATAATGCACGCGCACTGGCAGCCGTGCTCAAAGCACGCGGCCTCAACATCGTTTCAGGGGGCACGGATAATCACTTGGTGTTGGTTGACCTTCGCCCAAAAAACCTGACAGGCAAAGCAGCCGAAGCGGCGTTAGAACGCGCTGGCCTCACCTGCAATAAAAATGCGATTCCGTTCGACCCTGCCTCACCGTTTGTGACCTCAGGCGTGCGCCTTGGCACACCTGCGGGCACCACACGTGGCTTTGGCATCAAAGAGTTCGAGCAAATCGGCACCTTGATTGCCGACGTGCTGGATGGCCTGAGTAAAAACCCTGAAAAACCCGAAGAGAACGCGGCACAAGAAGCCAAGACCAAAATTGAGGTCAAGGCACTTACCGCGCGCTTCCCGATTTATTCATAAGCGAGTGAGGAACCATGCGCTGCCCATTCTGTAGTCACGCTGATACGCAAGTGAAGGATTCGCGCCCAAGCGAAGATGGTTCATCCATCCGCCGCCGTCGTTTCTGCCCAAAATGCGAATCACGCTTCACGACATTTGAACGCGTGCAGTTGCGTGAACTCACGGTGGTGAAAAGCAATGGTGAACGGCGCGTATTTGACCGTGAGAAGATCGCACGCTCTATGTCGATCGCGCTACGCAAACGCCCTGCGGATGCTGAGGCGATGGAGATGGCGATCAATCGTATCGTGCAGAAGCTCGAAAGCGAAGGTGAAGGCGAAATCCCAACCGCGCGCATCGGCCAGTTAGTGATGGAAGAACTCAAGGCGATCGACGAAGTGGCGTATATTCGCTATGCGTCGGTATATCGTGATTTCCGTGAAGCGAAAGACTTTGAGAATTTCGTAGAGAACGAAGCGCTCTAGCAATGAACCGTGACGAACATTTCATGCACCATGCGCTGCGCGTGGGAGCGCGGCATTTGGGGCGCACTATGCCGAACCCCAGCGTGGGCTGTGTCATCGTGAAAGATGGTCACGTGCTTGCGGCCTCCGTAACAGGAGTGGGCGGCAGACCCCATGCAGAAACTCTTGCGCTCGATGCGATTGGTACAGCCGCAAAAGGCGCAACAGCTTATGTCACGCTTGAGCCATGTGCTCATCACGGCAAAACTCCTCCCTGTGCGGAAGCACTCATCAAGGCAGGCATAACGCGTGTATTCATTGCCGCAACCGATGCTGACCCACGCGTTTCTGGCCAAGGCGTTGCGATGCTCAAAGCAGCAGGGATCCATGTAACACTTTTGGAAATGGCCCACCCGCATCAAGGTTTTTTTCGTAGACTCCAGCATGGCCTACCGCTCGTGACGATGAAGATTGCCACCAGTAGTGATGGGGCAATGCATGACGGCACAGGAGGGCGCACGAAAATCACGGGTGACGTGGCGCAGCGTCATGGGCATTTATTGCGCGGCCGTTCGGAAGCGATTTTAACAGGTGTCGGAACTGTGCTTGCCGATGACCCCGAGCTTACCTGTCGCATCAAAGGCTACGAACACCCTTCCCTTGTTCGTGTCATTGCAGACAGGCAGTTGCGCACCCCCCTCACTTCTAAACTTGTGCGCAGCGCTGAGGCACAACCTACATGTATTATTACCCTCGCCGATACGCTGGAGCGCGCTGGTTCGCACGCGATTGAGCTGCGCGAGAAGGGCGTGAATATCATTGCACTCGAAGAGTTATCTCCGCGCAGCATATCGGCGGCGCTTGCCAAAATGGGCATCTCCCGCCTGATGGTTGAGGCAGGGCCACGCTTAAGCAACGCCTTTATAGCGGCCAATCTGGTGGATAGGCTCTATTGGTATAAGGCACCACAGATTATAGGCCGCACAGAAACAGACCTTCTGGCTGGGATTGCAAAAACCCCTCGCCATGCGCGCTCAGAGGCGCTAAACCTCGGCGCGGACACATTGGAAATACTGGAATTCGAGCCATGTTTACTGGACTAGTACAAGATCAAGGTATCATCACCCGCATCGCGCACGACGGCGATACGGCTATCACGATTGCGCCCAAAGCGAAGCGCTTCGTATATGGTTTAGGTGATTCGATTTCGTGTAACGGCATTTGTCTTACTGTGAGTGAACATACAGCGAATGATTTCACCGTTGTACTTTCTGCCGAGACGATGCGTGTGACCACCGCAGAAAGCTGGCGCAAGGGCGATGTTATTAATCTCGAACCATCGTTGGCGCTTGGTGATAAGCTTGGCGGGCACTTGGTAAGCGGCCATGTCGATGCCGTGACGGATGCGATCCATAGCGAAGCTTGGGGCGATTCACGCGAATGGACATTCCATATCCCCGCCCCGCTTGCGAAATTTATTGCGCCAAAAGGCTCCATTACCATTGATGGCGTGTCACTCACCGTCAACCGCGTGACGGATGATATGTTCTCGGTCATGATTATTCCGCACACATGGAGCGTGACACGTTTTGCGAACTTGCAGCCTGGCGATAAGGTGAATCTGGAAATCGATATGCTGGCGCGTTACGTGGCTAGACAGTTGGAGATGCGCGCATGAGTGCGTTATCAAGCATCGAGGAAATTATTGCGGAAGCAAAAGCGGGGCGCATGTTCATTCTGGTCGATGATGAAGACCGCGAGAATGAAGGCGATTTGGTCATTCCTGCCGAAGTCTGTGACGCACAGGCCGTGAATTTTATGGCGAAATATGGACGTGGTCTGATTTGTCTCACGCTTGAAAAATCGCAGGTACAGAAGTTGGGCTTGCCACCGATGGCGCGCCACAACACCTCGCGTCACCAAACGGCATTCACCGTTTCGATTGAGGCGCGCGAAGGTGTTACAACTGGTATTTCTGCTGCTGATAGAGCGCGAACCATCGAGGTAGCGATTGATCCCAAATCAGCGCCACATGATATTTCATCACCTGGTCACATCTTCCCGCTCGAGGCACGTGAAGGTGGCGTACTGGTGCGTGCGGGTCATACCGAAGCGGCGGTGGATATTGCACGCTTGGCAGGCATGAAACCTGCGGGCGTTATTTGTGAAATCATGAATGACGATGGCAGTATGGCACGCTTGCCTGATCTGATTCCTTTCGCAAAAGAACACGGCCTCAAAATCGCCAGCATTGCGGATTTGATTGCCTATCGCCGTCGCTCCGAAAAGTTGGTGAAGCGTTTGGTGGAGAGTAGTTTTACCAGCCGCTTTGGTGGAGAATTCCGTTGCATCGTTTATGGCACGACACTTGGATATGCCGAGCATATTGCGCTTATCAAAGGCGATATTGCGCCTGACAGCCCTACCCTTGTGCGGATGCACTCGTTGGATGTGTGGCAGGATGTATTGGGTGATACCAGCCTTGGAACTACAGGCTTGTTACAAGCAGCGATGCAAAAAATCAGCGAAAATGGTAATGGCGTGGTGGTGTTGATTCGAGAAGCACGTAAGACTGCCGCCTCGGATAATTTACGCCTTAAAATGGGCCAAGAGCCTAAGAATCCTGCGCTTCGTGACTATGGTATCGGTGCCCAAATTCTGCTGGATTTAGGGGTACGAAAGCTCACCTTGCTCACCAATGCACCGAAAAACATTGTCGGGCTTGAGGGTTATGGGTTAGAAGTCACCGGCCACCAAAACGTGAGTTAACATGAAACCGATTCTGATTGTCGTATCGCCTTATTATCAAGACATTGCCGAGCAGCTAGTGCGCGGTGCATCCCAAGTTGTTTCCGACGCGGGGTTGAAAGTTGAAATCATCACCGTTCCGGGTGCGTTTGAAATTCCTGCTGCCATTGGTTACGCACTGCGCAGCAATCGCTATGCTGGTTATATCGCGCTTGGCTGCGTGATTCGCGGCGAGACAACGCATTACGATTATGTGTGTCAAGAAACCGCACGCGGCCTGCAAGATCTGGCCGTGCAGTTTGGCGCAGCAATCGGCTTTGGTGTTTTGACGACAGAGAA
This sequence is a window from Alphaproteobacteria bacterium. Protein-coding genes within it:
- a CDS encoding riboflavin synthase, which produces MFTGLVQDQGIITRIAHDGDTAITIAPKAKRFVYGLGDSISCNGICLTVSEHTANDFTVVLSAETMRVTTAESWRKGDVINLEPSLALGDKLGGHLVSGHVDAVTDAIHSEAWGDSREWTFHIPAPLAKFIAPKGSITIDGVSLTVNRVTDDMFSVMIIPHTWSVTRFANLQPGDKVNLEIDMLARYVARQLEMRA
- the ribB gene encoding 3,4-dihydroxy-2-butanone-4-phosphate synthase produces the protein MSALSSIEEIIAEAKAGRMFILVDDEDRENEGDLVIPAEVCDAQAVNFMAKYGRGLICLTLEKSQVQKLGLPPMARHNTSRHQTAFTVSIEAREGVTTGISAADRARTIEVAIDPKSAPHDISSPGHIFPLEAREGGVLVRAGHTEAAVDIARLAGMKPAGVICEIMNDDGSMARLPDLIPFAKEHGLKIASIADLIAYRRRSEKLVKRLVESSFTSRFGGEFRCIVYGTTLGYAEHIALIKGDIAPDSPTLVRMHSLDVWQDVLGDTSLGTTGLLQAAMQKISENGNGVVVLIREARKTAASDNLRLKMGQEPKNPALRDYGIGAQILLDLGVRKLTLLTNAPKNIVGLEGYGLEVTGHQNVS
- a CDS encoding 6,7-dimethyl-8-ribityllumazine synthase codes for the protein MKPILIVVSPYYQDIAEQLVRGASQVVSDAGLKVEIITVPGAFEIPAAIGYALRSNRYAGYIALGCVIRGETTHYDYVCQETARGLQDLAVQFGAAIGFGVLTTENLEQALVRADIAQGDKGGEAAKACLRMLELQQVFLGEQVEEEDADE
- the nrdR gene encoding transcriptional repressor NrdR, which gives rise to MRCPFCSHADTQVKDSRPSEDGSSIRRRRFCPKCESRFTTFERVQLRELTVVKSNGERRVFDREKIARSMSIALRKRPADAEAMEMAINRIVQKLESEGEGEIPTARIGQLVMEELKAIDEVAYIRYASVYRDFREAKDFENFVENEAL
- the ribD gene encoding bifunctional diaminohydroxyphosphoribosylaminopyrimidine deaminase/5-amino-6-(5-phosphoribosylamino)uracil reductase RibD, with protein sequence MNRDEHFMHHALRVGARHLGRTMPNPSVGCVIVKDGHVLAASVTGVGGRPHAETLALDAIGTAAKGATAYVTLEPCAHHGKTPPCAEALIKAGITRVFIAATDADPRVSGQGVAMLKAAGIHVTLLEMAHPHQGFFRRLQHGLPLVTMKIATSSDGAMHDGTGGRTKITGDVAQRHGHLLRGRSEAILTGVGTVLADDPELTCRIKGYEHPSLVRVIADRQLRTPLTSKLVRSAEAQPTCIITLADTLERAGSHAIELREKGVNIIALEELSPRSISAALAKMGISRLMVEAGPRLSNAFIAANLVDRLYWYKAPQIIGRTETDLLAGIAKTPRHARSEALNLGADTLEILEFEPCLLD
- a CDS encoding secretin N-terminal domain-containing protein, coding for MRLSSIGSLIVSALVLTACLPGDEIAGFRGDDPYDRPQNLERDDYRKLNDIGTLLPEGATGDVQTGAPPIPDVAQILAAPRPPKIGQSKLVSISVTEDVPLRDVLFELSRLADVDIEVGNGIEGGINFRAKNKPFNEVVERISSLGGLRYKMTNGVLRIEPDTSYIKNYSVDFLNLVRSSESSVSISTDVLSAGSEEGGESSGGSSSSSSSSSSSGGSSAISSGTSASINSTAESDLWSSLEASIQEILSSTATNTTRTSTQEASISATTATSGAAEEGGYVINRQAGIISVNGTERQHDAVQRFLTLMERNASAQVLIEAKIVEVTLLDEFRSGINWDSVVGRGRFGLNFQSISDITTNNVMSFTLDEGTGGGDINDLVRLIQRFGTTRTMSSPRLHAINNQPAVLTVAQNRIFFEVQVTGGSSTSGGGTVTTTQPSFNTTRRSIPIGIIMTILPSVNLKTNEVTLNVRPTLSRVVNTVQDPGTVLAAQLAGATISNDIPIVEVRELDSIMKVKSGGVMVIGGLMEDTNTGQQDGVPGASEIPWIGNAFKSRNETTRKRELIVFIKATILNSAGSHQAADKAIYEKFNTDPRPLKLQ
- a CDS encoding prepilin peptidase yields the protein MQPIDLQGITHWVLPLAALLGACIGSFITLISYRLPRDEKVGATRSRCPKCGAQLAARDLLPVLSWVVNFGKCRHCRAAISSRYIITELLCAIGAAAILYRYGELSYVTIAYIGLWFVSVAIILTDLEHYLILDEYQIALALFGIVFAYTQDMNALTIITTMSIALVGSICVKYLFLLITKRDGLGWGDIKLFGVVSIWLPHAIHFAPLLVFAGVLGVASACIWRALGKGEVFPFGPAIILSLLVFIFMPEAYATFWQLYGIKMQFLHP
- the rpiB gene encoding ribose 5-phosphate isomerase B, translated to MNKRVAIANDHAGLALKQALVSEIESLGFTVENLGTDSDASVDYPDYGQKVAKHIADGHAAFGIAICGSGVGISIACNKVAGVRAALCQTGLTAELSRKHNNANVLALGARLIGVEEAKECVRRFLTTTFEGGRHESRVKKLG
- a CDS encoding serine hydroxymethyltransferase, whose amino-acid sequence is MSALAKKKEEVMNGFFTTPLASADKELFAAMEKELARQQNQIELIASENIVSRAVIDAQGSVLTNKYAEGYPGKRYYGGCEHVDVVEQLAIDRAKQLYGCSYANVQPNSGSQANQGVFNALLKPGDTIMGQSLAAGGHLTHGAPVNQSGKWFNAITYGVREDNHLLDYDAIEKLAKEHKPKLIIAGFSAYPRVVDWARFRQIADSVGAYFMVDMAHIAGLVAAGSYPSPLPHAHVVTTTTHKTLRGPRGGMILSNVPELVVGKTAQGKDQTLEMALNSSIFPGIQGGPLMHVIAGKAVAFGEALQPSFKQYGQAIVDNARALAAVLKARGLNIVSGGTDNHLVLVDLRPKNLTGKAAEAALERAGLTCNKNAIPFDPASPFVTSGVRLGTPAGTTRGFGIKEFEQIGTLIADVLDGLSKNPEKPEENAAQEAKTKIEVKALTARFPIYS